From the genome of Spinacia oleracea cultivar Varoflay chromosome 2, BTI_SOV_V1, whole genome shotgun sequence, one region includes:
- the LOC110780002 gene encoding uncharacterized protein, whose protein sequence is MASSTVQPTVPLSTATPLTTTTNQNQIPEVPNLPPQPYSSSISNNNNPKKRPLDHVYLLQSSPYFKIRSFLKDLRPLFIQVLRTPEFQNCEAARKIQEKTKLMMELCGQKTAENNVPLVKCNSVAGNPDLTTSEKQGGYGQKPADQASQEKRFPIGNNLEKPTHGSHRIPGTYIVGGSAFGWNFVTFHGTKPEYYGRTKDSFRAGK, encoded by the exons atggcGTCTTCAACTGTACAACCCACAGTACCTCTCTCAACTGCTACTCcattaacaacaacaacaaatcaaaatcaaattccAGAAGTACCAAATCTCCCGCCACAACCTTATTCTTCTTCAATTTCAAATAACAACAATCCGAAGAAGAGACCTCTTGACCATGTTTACCTTCTTCAGAGCTCTCCTTACTTTAAGATTCGTTCCTTTCTCAAAGACCTTCGTCCCCTTTTTATTCAG GTTCTCCGTACCCCTGAATTTCAGAATTGTGAAGCTGCTCGCAAGATCCAAGAAA AAACGAAGCTTATGATGGAATTGTGTGGGCAAAAGACAGCAGAGAATAATGTACCACTAGTAAAGTGCAACAGCGTAGCAGGAAATCCAGATTTAACTACTAGCGAGAAACAGGGCGGGTATGGGCAGAAACCTGCAGATCAGGCATCTCAAGAAAAGCGTTTCCCAATTGGAAATAATCTTGAAAAGCCGACACATGGGAGTCATCGAATCCCAGGAACATACATTGTTGGTGGTTCAGCATTTGGGTGGAATTTCGTCACATTCCATGGAACCAAACCAGAGTATTATGGCAGAACCAAGGACTCATTCCGGGCAGGTAAATGA